Part of the Notamacropus eugenii isolate mMacEug1 chromosome 5, mMacEug1.pri_v2, whole genome shotgun sequence genome is shown below.
CTACACACCTGGCTCAAGGCTGCTGTCTGGCCCTGGACCAGCTCCGAGGCTGACCTCCTTGGGGTCAGCCCCTCTTTGGGGTCAGCAGGCACAGGCTGCTTTCTCTTCCTGTCCCTTTAACTTGGAGGGGGAGGCCTCTGACCTTGTCTTTGAaactattttgataattgtatttcaagaGAGTTATATCTGAGGCAGCTACATGGAGCACTGGACCTatagtcacaaagacctgagttcaaatccctcctctgtcacttactagctctgggcaagtcatttaacttctgtctgtctcagttttctcatctgtaaaatggagttaataataccACCTCCCTCATGGATTGTGagaatcaatgagataatatccatagagcattttgcaaaccttaaagcaccattcACTAGTTATTGTtaacatattatatttattattaaatatttataataatgttTGCATGTTATAGATTACATTTCTATATCactatattattattaacatctctattagcaattattattgatataattgGTTCCCTCTgtaattctctgtattttattttataaattgaataCGCGAAGAAACCCATATAcacaggcttccccagactgccaaaaaTATCAAGAGTAAGAATCCTAGACTGGTAATGGAGTGAGGGGGTTCTATgtagcttgaatttcttttcttcctagatCATGAATCTGGGTGACCAGCATGATTTGGAAGAGCATCCTGGTGAAGAAGCCAGCCCAGTGCCAGGAGTCCCTGTGGAGGAGCCTGGTGGCCCGATGGAGAGAGTTGAATTCCAGGAAGAATTCAGTgagaatgggggaggagggagaggacagTGGGAAATTCAAGGGACACAAACATTGGAAGGAGACCTTCGGGGTGAAGAGGGTGGTGGGTCTACATGGTATGCTGGCTGTCCTTCTCTGACCTGACAACTCTCAGATATTGGATTGGAATAGTCTGTGGTCTATTCAGATCTTTGGGGTTTccaccttccctcttcctccataATGGCCTTTTAaagctttcaaagcccttccatCCCATTAAGCAAGCATTAAACAATTACTGTGTGAAAATCATCATGCTAGATGCTGGTGGTACAGAGTCATAAATGAAATAACACCTACTctcaggaaacttacattctaattggaaaaagtaacatggacacacacacaaaatgctaaatatcaaaatatatacaaagtaaaatacCAGGCAATTTTGGAGTTTTAAGAGGTGAAGGGGGTGCCTTCAGGCAAAGGCTAATTTAGTTGAGGCACAGGTCACATgagggaaaataatgtgaaattaaCTTAGAAAGATTGGCTGGAGTGAGATTGTGAGGAGCTTTAAATGCTGAACagaaatttttgtatttttattccagAGGTAATAGCGAGACACAGATACTTTTCCAGTATGAGAGTGACATGGTTGATGTCAATTTAGCActtgtgtggagaatggattgataAGGGaggagacttgagtcagggaaaTCAATTAGCGGCTATTGCCACAGTTTAGCGggggaggtgatgagggcttgaacttggatgggaaccctatgagcagagagaagggaacagatatGAGACATATTGTAAAAGCAGGGTTGACAAGACTAGTTTTCTGACTGGCAGAGTAAGAAGAGTCAAGTCAAAATGGAGACTTGAGTGTTTTAAAGAAGGCTGTGATgacttcaacagaaatagaggtgggtttggggagaaagaacaTGAcatgttttggatatgttgagtttgggaTGCCTCTGGGATGATCAGGTGGCTTGATGATGGGAGACTGAGACttaggagagagatgagggcCTGTTGTCTAGATTTGGGAGTCAAGTGAATgtagatgataactgaacccatgggagGAATGAaatcaccaaaagaaaaaagacagagagaagagggggcAGGGGGTTCAGGACAGAATCCTAGGTTATACACATGCAAAGAGGCATTACTTTCTGTTTTATACATTATCTCCCTTGAATCTTACAACCATGTGAGGTAGGCAGTTCAGGTaatattgtgcccattttacacatgaggaaaccaaaggtcagataaattaaatgacttctcaCATCTTCTCCTCCCCATTTTAGTCTAgcctttccctctttctattcctgacttggaagaagaaaggagaggaaactcCGTTGTTCAGATTGCACTGACCTGAAGAGGGGACAACTAAATTTCCTCTCTTTTACCATTTCATCTATTCCTGGGTTATGAGAGAGGGTCAACTTCAAGGTTACTTGCTTGAGGCTCCAATAGGAAGTTGCACAAAATGGAACCTGGGGATAGGGTCTGATTGGACTGTCTGGGCTCCAGGATTCCAGgttctctctgctttttttttttttttaatagatttccATGATGGTTGCTGGACCTTTCCAAGGAGGGGAAGGCGTGTGTGTATCTTGTTCATGACCATTGGGCTGATGGCTGGGATAGGCGTTGGGATCTGGCTTCTAGGTCAGTGATATGTTGAACAGTAAAACTGTCTCTGGGGTTGAGGACACGGCTATAGCCTGCCTCATGATTTCCTAGGCTTAAAATAATCCTTTCTGATCCAGTAGGAAGCCTGAGAGGATAGGGGCAAAGGaataggtttagggtgagggttgaaGGGAAAGGGAGTATTTGGGAGGGATGGTCAGTAAAGGAAGAAGGGGATGAGGATTATTCCTCATCTCCATCAAGCAAGAGGAAATGGATTAGAACTGCAGCAGGAAGGACTTGGGTTAGGCAAAAGAGGAACTTTTCAGTAGTGAGGGCTGTAAGTTCTCTGCTATAAGCTAATAGCTGATCCAGAGAATTTATGGagcaaagtttttattttttttggaggggggaaggcaaggcaattggggttaagtgacttgcccaaggtcacacagctagtaaggcatGGGAGAAAGACcttcacctaactgcccctcttTAAGAGGCCTGTCCCATTTCAGAATTCCCTGATTGTTCAGGGTGGGCATCACTGGGCCTCGCTGGAATGTCTCCTCTCCtgaccttccctctccccctcccttttcacctctttcTTTAGTCTTGCTTTTCAGGACAAATGCCTTGTTGAAGATCCTGCAGCAAGAGAGCATCGTGAGCTGTACAGAGAAACCCCTCACCCCAACAGAATCCAAATCAGGTGAGTGAGgctcccctctcccttttgtcCTGCTCACCCAGTCTGTGCTGATAGGAAATCCTCTCTTCACATTCAGGGTTCTGGATGTTAGTCAAGAGaactctgggtctcattttttcccttaggGCTCTACTTCTATCAAGCACAGTCAAAGATGGATGGAAAGCCCCCTGGCTCCCtgtgtgggagggaggggaagttgAGGCATTAGGGTGGAGAGGGCCAGGGCACTGAGCTAGGCCTGTCCTTTAGGAGACAAATTCTGACTTTTAGCACTGTCTGGGCTGACTCATTGCTCTCTGGGGACGATTTAGCCTGTCCCTGCAGCTTGTTTTCAGCTGGGACCTAGGGCCAGGGAGAAATCTGGAGAATTAGGCAATCTTAGAAAATTGGGCTCCAGATGGCCTCCTTTCTTGTATCAGGAGACAGGGTTCCCCTTAGAGACAGGTGGAATGTTTGGCCCAAATTGGGGCAAGGACCTGGAGCTTGGGGGTCTGGATTTTCTCGAATTTGTGCATTTTGCCGTTTCTTTGGAAAACACCCTGCCAGTTTCTGTCCAGAATAACCCAGATGGATGTCTACGCCCAGGCCTTTCTCCTCAACCCCATCAGGTACCATCTTACCCAGACTCCTAGGGTACACTGCTAGGTTCCAGAGAACCTGGACTTTTCTGTTCCCTGAGCCTTGGTGGGCACAGGGACCAATGTGGTTTTTTCATGCTGTTGTTTCAGTATCTTTCAGAATAAACACTAGAGACTTCTTACTGGAAGTGCAGGTGAAGGCATGGCCAGGCTGGCTCCTGGTATGCCATGAGGGCTGGAGTCCTGCCCTAGGGACCCAGATTTGTGAACACCTTGGACATCTCAGGTATCTTGGTGGGAGTGGAAGTGGAGGAGGgcggaggaaaaaaaaaaaagaaggggaagaaagagagagagaaagggagagaggggggagggagagaactgaaAGGTGGGAGATTCCTTTATTTGTCCcatatttccatttctctctgaGATGATCCCAGTGTTGAGGTCATCTAGGCTGTTCTCTTGCATTCAGGTCCCGTCAGCCCAGACTTTTGAGAATCTATGTTATTTTCAATGACAACCAAAAGACCCCAAGAGAGGAAGGAtctgtttccttcctccttctgccATCCATTTCAATGTTCCCCCATTAgacatttttgctttttatccaATTCATATTCCTTCTGCTGCAGTTTAAACCCATTTCTTCTTATTTCTATACTTatggctacttttttttttttggtcaagacTCAGTTACCACAAAGGAGTTAACCTGACTGATATCAAGGTCAGCAATTCTCAGGAGTTTGCTCAGCTTCTTCCCAGATTGGGAAGTCACCTAGAAGAGATATGGCAGCACAGGTAGGGGAGCTGAGTTTGGGTTGAGTAGAAGGGGCTGAGGTCAACAGGAGGAGTCTTTCCAGTTTCCCCTGGAGACCTCAGTCACatatccttctttttcttcaaggGGAGGGGGGTGCCAGGCCCTTAGGGGCATCTAGGGATGAGGCAGAGAGTTTTTCCCTAACCAGAAGTTGCAGAGGATCCAGGTAGTACTCAACAAAGAGATAAATTTCCACATCCTGGCCACGATCAATGGACTgcttggaggagagaaaaatagcTAGGCCTAGAAGATATTCTCCCAAATATTAGAAGTTGGCAAGGGCCAATGCAGCAACCCTATGAACTGTGAGTGAATGGAATACCCACACTTCTTGTGCCTGGTCCCACAttttttctctcccatactttcctccTCTGCAGGATCTATAGAAAAGGAAGgagtgaatatgtatgtgtggtgGGGGGTATCGTAAGTAAATACCTAAGTATGTAAATAGGGGAGGCCTTTCTGTTTTCTCAAGGGGGAGATTAGAAACATTCTAGTTTCGTGAAAGTAGATGCCATACTGGAGTCAGGGGTCAAGGGGATTgtcagggaggagagggaagagattaaTTTAGGGTTGGGTAAGGACTTGCAAAAGTAAGATTTCTCTAGTCTTTGACTGATGGCTCTGAACTCAACTGGGACTAAGACAGGGAAAGTATAGTTTTCTTAGGGAATTGTTTGGACCTGTGATGTACTTGTGGCTGAGCACTGtatctcttttatatatatatatatgcctaaaCTATAAACAgggtcatggaatcatagattcagagccaaTAGTGACCTTCAAGTCTCTTGAGACCAActtcctcatattacagatgaggaaactgagtcacctagaggctaagtgacttgctcagggtcatacaataagtgtctgaggcaggattcaaactcagatctttttttcaGCACTTCATCCACTTACTCTATGTAGTTGTTTATAAATAGTTCAAGCCTATGTCTACCCTTGCTGCCAGTAATGGATTTTGCTTTGGTTGAAGACTGGACTGAAGGTGTGTGACCATTCTGATGTCCTTCTCTGAGGAGGGGGACAAgagctttttgttgttcagttattttagttgtgtctgaatattcgtgaccctgtttggggttttcttggccaagatactgaagtggtttgccagctccttttacagatgaggaaagtgagacaaacagggttaagggacttgctcagggtcatctagctagtaggtgtctgaggctggatttgaacttaggtcttcccgactccaggtccatgctctatccactatgctatctagctgccccttagaaAGGAGCTTAAAGGGTGACTATATTGCTGTGAGATAAAAGGGCCCTGAGCCCTAACTTAACCCCTCCTTTTCTTAACCCCCACTGCTTCATAGGAACAGCTGTGCCTTGGGCCAGGTTGTCTCTCTCAAATGCTCAGGTGAGTAACATCTTGGGCCCCAGAAGAGGGATGAGCAGGACTTTAGGATGTAGAAATGGATGGCCTtggcagcccccccccccccccccgttagTGTCCCAGTTGGGGATCAGGGGGTATTTTCAACCATTCAGCAGATATgattcaccaaatatttattaatctctACTGTGTTCAGATCCCTAGGTTAGGGAATGGGAAAACTCCTTTTCCTTACAGTCTGTGGTATGTGTAAAACATAAAGCTATaacccaggggtggagaacctgcaacctcaagggcacatgtggccctccaggtcctcaagtgtggccctttgactaaatccaaacttcacagaacaaattcccttaataaaaggatttgttttgtaaaacttggacacagtcaaaaggccatacccgaggacctagaaggccacatgtggcctcaaggcctcaagTTCCCTGATCCTGGTATAAACTGTTTACTAGTAAGGCAGTTGCTGTTTACCTCTACTTGTTTCTGGTGACTGTGTTTGCTACCTGTGCACTGTCTCCCATAAGGTTCTCATTTGATTTGTCATCAATTCTCCATTATTGGTTGATCCTCTTTGTAGATTTAAtccaagggaaggagagagagagagagagagagagagagagagagagagagagagagagagagagagagagagacagagacagagagagacagagagagagacagagacagagacagagagagagagacagagagagacagagagagaagtgggagagatggagggagagggagatgaagggaaaaaacagatacagagagacagatggagaatgagaagaaaggagaaagagagagtgagaaggaaggaggatgacagagagagggagaagaaagacagagagagagagagagagagagagagacagacagacagaaaagagaagagacagaggtagagtGAGAAGGAGAAGGATATTGCCAGGAGGAAATATGGCAGACCATAAAGGGAAGCTCAGTTTGGGCTTGGCGGATGGGGGTGCCAGTGTGGTTAATGAAATCTTAGAATTGTCTAAGTTCTGTTCTGCCTAATTTTacatcttcccctccttctcatCACCAACTAGAGTCTAAGCTGAGGTGAAATTCAACTAAACCTATCCTACAACTTGTTAGCAGCCTCAAAACCAGGAGGAAGTTTAAACTCTTGGTCCAACTGCGGTTACAGAGATGGGGGATATGTGTGGAGTTCCATTATCCAAGCTTCCCATCTTATCCCCAAGGCTTATTGAGAGTTAGCCATGCACACTCCATGACCCCACAGACCTAGGCCGTCCTCCCTAAGGAGCTCAGTGATGGTGCTGACACCAACCTttgcctctctcttcctctgtttccATTCCCACCACCTACGGTCAGAATGTGGAGTCCAGCACTTGAATTCTCGGGTTCTCGGTGGGACCTCTGCTGTCCCTGGGCGTTGGCCCTGGCAGGTCAGCATGTTCAAGGGTCCCCAGTACTCGTGTGGAGGCTCTCTGCTGGCTCCAAGCTGGGTGGTGACTGCAGCTCACTGTGTCTACAGGTATGTCTCCAAAGGCTCCCCACCCCCTTAATGAACCTTTGCCAGAGCTCTGGAGTGCACGGGAGTCCTTCTCTGTTCTTTTGTGGACAGGCACCATGCTTCTCATGGTTCTGTCTTTATGTCCTATACAGGTTTATCTGATGCAGATTAGAAACTTCTGGAGGGTAGAGTTAGTGTTTATAGTTCTTTCTGTTCCGTGCTTAGATTGGGGCCATGTGCAATGTTTTTTATGCTTATAAtgatgattcattcattcattcattcattcattcattcattcattcaatgagtGCTTATTATATTAGCATGTGTCTGGCACTGTACTGGgaactggggacacaaatacagagggaaataatccctgctctcaagaatgCTCATGATAATCATAATACATTTCCATTCATCCAACATACATTTTTTTAAGAACCTACAATATATCCATCACTGCTTGAaactgaggagaaaaaataaaccaTAAAACCATTCCTGTCCTCCAGAGGCATCCACTCTGCTGTGGGGAGGGGATAAGATAAGCATACTGTAAGTAAATGCAAATTATATACAAAAGAATTTTGATCAGGAgaagtgtgtggggggggggagagagagagaagttggagacagacagagagggaggagggagaagacacagagagacagaggtagagtaagaagaaaagaggaagagagtaagaaaaagggaggaagaagggagagctgaagagagaaggcagaaacacacagagagaggaagacagagtgagacaagagagacagaagagagagaggagatagagacagagagagggagtgggaaacagagagatagagacaaagaaagacagacaaagaaggagggagatggagagagagacagagacacagagacagaacagagacagagaggaaagagagacagagaaatgccAATAACTGAAGGGTCAGAAAAGCAGGTGATATCTGAGCTAACTTGGAAGGAATGCTTATATAAATCCCTtccatttatatcattttttaCCGTTTTGCAGTTTGAGCCCATTTTCTACTTTATTCTCTTTTCCACAATCTCTAGAGAGAGGGCTCTATCTATGGGCTCTATGGAAAGACAAGGCTCAGCGAAGTTAGGTAATTTGCTACCTACTCAttggcaaagtcaggatttgaagccagggtttctgactcttctttctacTATAACATAGCGCTTCTTTGGGGACATAATGTGTTTTTAGTTGATGAGGACTATAGTGATGATACAGTAACAAATTGAGGGGCTGGAATTCTCTAATAACTTCTGGCATCTAACTTGTCCAtcaatcataaaatatttcctaaatGCTTGTTCTGAAtcaccttttcccctctccccctttctctgccCGCCAGACTCTAGAATGCAGAGACCTAGGTTCAGCTCCTGCTTCTGACTGATGCCTGCCTACTGCCTGTGTTATTTAACCTCCCTGGTTCTTTCTTCCCCTGGACCTGATGACCGCTGAGGTGTCTTCCAGCTTGAGGTCGAGGTCCTGATGCTCCCTGTGCCCAGGGATGTGGGGATGCAGACATGTACAAGGCTTGGACTTGTGTCCTCTGGTCCAGTGGCCTCTGCCCCCAGCATCATTCTGCCACACCTGTGCCCTGCACTCAGTGCTTAACATAATCTCTTTGTGCACTTGCAGGTTGTCCCACATGTCCAGGTGGAGGCTCTTTGTGGGGATTGTCAACCGCAGTGACATCGTATTGCATATGGGGGCCGTGGTGGAGAAGATCGTCCTGCACCCCAGCTTTAGAAACCACAGGCAGAGACATGATTATGACATCGCTTTGCTGAAGCTCCAGACTCCACTGAACTTCTCCAGTATGTAAGACATGATCTGATGGGTACTGGCCCCTTAAGTGAGGTGGAGAGAGGAAGATGCCCTATCTGGGTTGGGGGTCCAGTGGGGATAGCGTTCCTTGATAACAAGTGCTGGAATAGAAGCCTTTGttaaattagtttatttatttttagttttcaaccttcacttccataagttttaaattttctccccccttccccttctcccctctcaagatgaaatttaatccataggctctacatatatattttcacatttagaagacttttaacATGTGAATGAGCCCTTATTTCTTGGCTTCAATAgtgcaggcagttttcagagtagGACTAGTTCCAGCATCCGCACCTGATTTGGGGAATTGGAAGAGATGCAGTAGATATTGCTCTGTCACCCTAAAATGGAGCTCCCCAGCCCAGAGAGCTAGACACTGGACTTGTCTGATCTTCATGAGTCAGTTACCCAGCCCCAGGGGGGGCCTTCCATTCTCagcctcccttcttcctcccaaaGCTTTGCTTTAGTGGTCAAAAGACTTTGTGGCAAATAAAAAGTAGCACCCCATCAGGATAATATGTGGGCTCCCTCCCCCAACAAGATTTCCCTTAAATGTTTGCTAGAGGGTCAGGGCTGCAGCTTTCAGGTCCTAGGGCTGGGCCTGAACTGGCAAAGGCCAATGTAGAAGCAAGGGCTGTGGACTTTTTCTCTAGACACGGTACGGGCTGTGTGCCTGCCAGAAATGCAGCAGGATTTCCCACAGGGCTCAAAATGCTGGGTGTCAGGCTGGGGCTCCACAGTCCCTCATCGAGGTGAGTAAGATCCAGAAAGGGTGGGAAGTTGGTATCGGAGCAGAGATGATTGGGAGGAATTCCCTACCCCTTGTGAGCAGATTGGCTGTGACATATTCATCCCCTTTTACCAATATCACTGTACCTCAGATCTCCTTTTCTTGGATATCCTCTTTAGCTAGTTCTACTCGCCTGGCATCCTTTGGACCATATTCACGTTGGAAAGGCAGTCCTATGTTAATTCTTTACTCCTTCCTCTTCCTGGGAACTCCACAAATATCACAACCTCCTGTGGCTTTATAATAGGCCATTCGTGGAAGTGCATGACCTAGAGACGTTCATGATACCCTACCCAGGGCCTctgttcctccctcctccttccccatctgaCAAGACAGACACCTCAGTTTTTGCTTCTGTCTCCACATATCTCTGTTTCCATGATTGTCTGGGGCTCTGCCTCCTCTAGGGTATGGCTCAGACACCCTCCAGAATGCCTTGGTCCCCCTGATCAGCTCCCAGCTCTGCAATAGCTCCTGCATGTACAAAGGCATGATCACTCCCCAGATGCTCTGTGCTGGCTACCTGGATGGGCGCACTGATGCATGCCAGGTGCTAGATGGGAGGAGGTTTGAGTTGGGGGGCTGGTACCAAGAGGGTGCCAGGGTGGGGAGCTCTGGGCACCCCAGGAGTTGGGGGCAGAGGTGGGAGTTAGGAGGTATTTTTATAAAGGGGCAAGTAAAGTGGTGGGTGCACGTGAAGCATTAATTCAATTAGACTGAGCAGAAGTGATTTATAGGGAATCACCACTGACACTAGCTTCTGAAGGAGCCAGTGAATGGGAGGCTGCCCTGCAGGAGGCTTTGGGTGAGGTGGGAATTGGCCTTGTCATGAAGGGCTGCTCCCTGAAGGAGAAGTGGGGTGGGCTATGAGCTCCAGATCATTAGGCATGTGGCAGTGACTACGGGTGGTACCCTTCTCCTGAGAAGAGCCAACCAACTGCTcgtttctctgtttctgtccctgGGGTCTCTAAGGGAGACAGTGGAGGTCCCCTGGTGTGTCTGGACAGAGGGATATGGCGCTTGGTGGGTGTGGTGAGCTGGGGCTGGGATTGTGGGAAACGCCACAGGCCAGGAGTCTATACCAAGGTGGCTGCGTTCTTGGACTGGATTCACCATCAAATTGGTGGTgagtagggaagggagggggagggatagGATGAACTCTAAGGGCACTTAAGAGCCTTGGAACTTCACTTGGGTGCCTGTTATCTGTTGGGGGCTGGGGAGGTAACTGGTAAATGCATCCTTGACTAGGGTGGCggtggtgggggtagggggatgATGTATCTAGAAATGGATtccatggatttaaaaaaaattaaattcatgtCTCTGTGGCActcctccctctctacctcttcttcccccttccccaaacaTGAAGGAAAGGAGGTAGACCAGAAATTGGTACCCTGGCTTACAGTCACAATTAACCATGGTACTGATCAAATTACACTATTCACcaagcatcagtttcttcatctataaaataaagctaaaagcactttcttttcttatttcatggAGGTGattaaggaaataaaatgagatgtttgtaataGTCCAAATAGGATAaattactgttgctgctgctactactactacaaccacCACCAGTACCAATACCACTCCTACTACCACTAATACCACCACTACCTCCACCACTACctccaccactactactactattttgGTTGTACCAAATATGTACATGGCAGAGTGAACAGAATGCCtggcctgaagtgaggaagactcatctacctgagttcagatctggcctcagacacttacttagctgtgtgatcttggtaaagtcacttaattctgtttgcctcagtttcttcatctgtaaaatgaactagaaaaggaaatggcaaaccgctccagtctttttgccaagaaatgcccaaatggagtcatggagagtgagacacaactgaacatcaaaaacaacaaatatgtaACGAGTATGGGGAATGCCTAATGTAACTAGTGAAGGAGACTAGACCTTGAAGACACTGAATGATATGTCTGTGGTTAGCAGCCAGAATAGTCTTGATACAAgacttgaccccaggtcttcctgactcttaaggcTGGTTTTCTATCCCCTAGGCCATGAAGTTTCTTCTTAAAATCATTAAAAGGGTCTCTAaaatgtggggagggagggaaatggatACCCCTGGGGCCTGTGCCTCAATTTCACTGGATCTTGATGGTGGGGGGGAAGGTATGGAGGGCCACAGGTAAAGGAGCAGCAGCAGTGGATGAAGAAGGTAGCTGTTTTTTGGTACCTCTGACTTGACAGTGACTGCTCTTATAAGTCAGATGGAACCCACAGTGGACAAAGCTACTCACAGTGGTACTAAGGCCTTCTCTGTGAAAGAAACGTTCCTGATGGAATTCTTTTGTCATGGATTTGGGGTCTCTAGAAGAGCACTTCTAGAAGGTGGGGGTGCGGTGATAGTATGTTTCTGTCTAGTTGAGTTA
Proteins encoded:
- the TMPRSS5 gene encoding transmembrane protease serine 5, giving the protein MNLGDQHDLEEHPGEEASPVPGVPVEEPGGPMERVEFQEEFNFHDGCWTFPRRGRRVCILFMTIGLMAGIGVGIWLLVLLFRTNALLKILQQESIVSCTEKPLTPTESKSVSFRINTRDFLLEVQVKAWPGWLLVCHEGWSPALGTQICEHLGHLRLSYHKGVNLTDIKVSNSQEFAQLLPRLGSHLEEIWQHRNSCALGQVVSLKCSECGVQHLNSRVLGGTSAVPGRWPWQVSMFKGPQYSCGGSLLAPSWVVTAAHCVYRLSHMSRWRLFVGIVNRSDIVLHMGAVVEKIVLHPSFRNHRQRHDYDIALLKLQTPLNFSNTVRAVCLPEMQQDFPQGSKCWVSGWGSTVPHRGYGSDTLQNALVPLISSQLCNSSCMYKGMITPQMLCAGYLDGRTDACQGDSGGPLVCLDRGIWRLVGVVSWGWDCGKRHRPGVYTKVAAFLDWIHHQIGGE